One window of the Methylocystis parvus OBBP genome contains the following:
- a CDS encoding glycosyltransferase family 4 protein: protein MRILLLSQFYPPIIGGEERHVRSLAHGLVARGHDVCVATLWRPDAPECDGAVRLRYVKGVAQRLSGLFTDPQRRHAPPFPDPELSLALKRVVDEEQPDVAHAHNWIVHSFLPVKLLTGLPLVLTMHDCGYACPKKNAMRNDLSCDGPRLATCVGCAADHYGYPKGLAVTLGVYAGARLQRRAVDAFIAVSAAVRNFNGFSESDPACVVIPNFIPDDLERIDPCATPSDLLPKGDYILFVGDLNRQKGVHVLVDAYSWLEDAPPLVLVGRRCAETPKPLPRNTIVIESLPHEQVKQAWSRCLFGVVPSTCRDACPTVAMEAMAFGKALIGSDIGGIPSIIAHGDTGLLVPPGHREELASAMSMLIENSALRRRMGAAGVDAVRGLKTSAVIERIEGVYRHVIAKAGAVPAMARATLPQERGR, encoded by the coding sequence ATGCGCATTCTACTCCTAAGCCAGTTCTATCCGCCGATCATTGGGGGGGAGGAACGACATGTGCGATCCCTGGCGCATGGGCTCGTCGCACGCGGCCACGACGTTTGCGTCGCGACGCTTTGGCGGCCGGACGCGCCAGAGTGCGACGGCGCCGTGCGGCTGCGCTACGTCAAGGGAGTCGCGCAACGGCTTTCCGGCCTTTTTACCGATCCGCAACGGCGTCATGCGCCGCCCTTTCCGGATCCTGAACTGTCGCTGGCGCTTAAGCGCGTCGTCGACGAGGAGCAGCCTGACGTCGCGCATGCGCACAATTGGATCGTGCACTCCTTCCTGCCGGTGAAATTGCTCACAGGGCTGCCGTTGGTGCTGACGATGCACGATTGCGGTTACGCTTGTCCGAAAAAAAACGCCATGCGTAACGATTTGTCCTGCGACGGGCCCAGGCTCGCAACATGCGTGGGTTGCGCGGCGGATCATTATGGCTATCCGAAGGGTCTCGCAGTCACGCTCGGCGTATATGCGGGCGCGCGGCTGCAGCGTCGCGCCGTCGACGCATTCATTGCGGTCAGCGCGGCGGTGCGGAACTTCAACGGCTTTTCAGAGAGCGATCCGGCCTGCGTGGTCATCCCAAATTTCATTCCGGACGATCTGGAGCGGATCGACCCTTGCGCCACGCCGTCCGACCTGCTGCCGAAAGGCGATTATATTCTTTTTGTGGGCGATCTGAATCGTCAAAAGGGCGTGCATGTTCTGGTCGACGCCTATTCCTGGCTGGAAGACGCGCCACCCCTCGTTCTCGTTGGTCGCCGCTGCGCGGAAACGCCGAAGCCGCTTCCGCGCAACACGATTGTTATCGAATCCCTGCCGCACGAACAGGTGAAGCAGGCCTGGAGCCGCTGCCTGTTCGGGGTCGTGCCGTCGACCTGTCGAGACGCTTGTCCCACCGTCGCGATGGAGGCGATGGCCTTCGGCAAAGCCTTGATCGGATCGGACATCGGCGGCATTCCCTCCATCATCGCGCATGGCGACACCGGACTCCTCGTTCCGCCGGGGCATCGCGAGGAACTCGCCAGCGCCATGTCGATGTTGATCGAGAATTCCGCCTTACGGCGACGCATGGGCGCCGCTGGCGTTGACGCCGTGCGCGGTCTGAAGACGTCGGCGGTCATCGAGCGCATCGAGGGCGTTTACCGACATGTGATTGCGAAAGCGGGCGCGGTTCCCGCGATGGCGCGCGCGACGCTTCCGCAGGAGCGGGGCCGATGA
- a CDS encoding glycosyltransferase family 4 protein, whose amino-acid sequence MSLACEAPAEAGLARGPRVLIVTARFLPEMGGIETHVREVVGRLVARGVNVQILTTDRSGLLPKTDMAAGAPVRRVKAWPARRDYYFAPGVFWEILKSDCDVIHIQGCHTLAPPLAMLAALLKGVPYIVTFHSGGHSSSLRNQIRGAQWTLLAPLFRRAAGWIGVSRYEADFFARKMRLPRDRIEVVPNGAAMPRVLEAAAPEELLIASIGRLEKYKGHHRAIGAFAEVLKRHPEARLQIVGEGPYLPELEALVERLGLHRSVRIGGVPPQDREGMSRILSRARLVVLLSAYEAHPVAVMEALAMGRPVLATNCSGFIELAEQSMIHVVEPEATDGDIADAMERILQSPASKTNVELPSWDACVDRVAALLDRVALGSVA is encoded by the coding sequence ATGAGCCTCGCCTGCGAAGCGCCTGCCGAGGCAGGTTTGGCGCGCGGGCCGCGCGTCCTGATCGTGACCGCCCGTTTCCTTCCGGAGATGGGCGGCATCGAGACCCATGTGCGCGAGGTCGTCGGTCGTCTCGTCGCACGCGGCGTCAATGTGCAAATCCTGACGACGGATCGCAGCGGCCTTCTGCCCAAAACGGATATGGCGGCGGGCGCGCCCGTCCGCCGCGTCAAGGCCTGGCCGGCGAGGCGCGACTACTACTTTGCGCCGGGCGTTTTTTGGGAGATTCTGAAAAGCGACTGCGACGTCATTCACATTCAGGGCTGCCACACCCTTGCGCCGCCTCTTGCGATGCTGGCGGCCTTGCTCAAGGGCGTCCCATATATCGTCACCTTCCATAGCGGCGGGCATTCTTCCAGCTTGCGGAACCAGATTCGCGGCGCCCAATGGACTCTCCTGGCGCCGCTCTTTCGCCGCGCCGCCGGATGGATCGGCGTGTCCCGCTACGAAGCGGATTTCTTCGCGCGGAAGATGAGACTGCCGCGCGATCGGATAGAGGTGGTCCCAAATGGCGCCGCCATGCCGCGCGTTCTCGAAGCGGCGGCGCCGGAGGAGCTTCTTATCGCCTCGATCGGCAGGCTGGAAAAATACAAAGGCCATCACCGGGCCATCGGCGCTTTTGCGGAAGTGTTGAAGCGCCATCCGGAAGCCAGGCTGCAAATTGTCGGAGAGGGGCCGTATCTGCCGGAATTGGAGGCGCTCGTGGAGCGGCTCGGTCTGCATCGGAGCGTGCGGATCGGCGGCGTTCCCCCGCAGGATCGCGAGGGCATGTCCCGCATATTGTCGCGCGCGCGGCTCGTGGTGCTGCTCAGCGCATATGAGGCGCATCCCGTCGCCGTGATGGAGGCCCTCGCAATGGGGCGTCCCGTGCTTGCGACGAATTGCTCGGGTTTCATCGAGCTTGCGGAACAGTCCATGATCCATGTCGTCGAGCCCGAGGCGACGGATGGCGACATTGCGGACGCTATGGAGCGCATCCTCCAATCGCCTGCGTCAAAGACGAATGTCGAATTACCGAGCTGGGACGCCTGCGTCGATCGCGTCGCCGCGCTTCTCGATCGCGTGGCGCTCGGGAGCGTCGCATGA
- a CDS encoding DUF167 family protein → MADAPWSAEADGVTLWLRLTPKGGRDAVEGVETMADGKTVLKARVRAAPEDGKANAALIELIAKTVSAPKRAVAIRSGETSRVKKLFIAGDPAPYIDALARLAQRNG, encoded by the coding sequence ATGGCTGACGCGCCCTGGTCTGCGGAGGCGGATGGCGTCACGCTCTGGCTTCGGCTCACGCCCAAGGGCGGACGCGACGCCGTTGAGGGCGTGGAGACCATGGCCGACGGCAAGACGGTCCTGAAGGCGCGGGTGCGCGCCGCGCCGGAAGACGGCAAGGCCAACGCCGCGCTGATCGAACTGATCGCCAAGACTGTATCGGCGCCGAAAAGGGCGGTGGCCATCCGCTCCGGCGAGACCAGCCGCGTCAAAAAGCTTTTCATCGCGGGAGACCCCGCGCCCTATATCGACGCGCTGGCCCGGCTGGCGCAAAGGAACGGTTGA
- a CDS encoding polysaccharide biosynthesis/export family protein, translating into MWNRNAIDPRGFGGRPHKKNSASLTLAIAAGLLLSGKFVAADQLLSAIDPAVQGARQAPAQGLAETRFRPGDKLKIAIYEQIENEEDKWGTKNKAPLKNFALRTEMSGDYVVQADGSVTIPMLGPFVFVSRGASDLSADCAAAFQKSLGRPAVVNIALVERMPISVVGPVRQPGVYAFAQGMTVLHAIARAGGFEEGPKDSWSRIEVSRERGKAEISNENLKKVLAEASVLHAERDHTRPASEKLVAMVGAEEAQKLIAAAAERRRTKTRADDERRNALNASIDGALKTIELARARISPLEQTLALKRERMASLKKLLDHGTVTRPIFIQAQAEASEIEDKKLSTQNVIVEAEQRLTLLRSELKRLETDLAADLEQQITRLDREASEASLGLNASAGVLSALKSTNALQRLERSTLAYTVVRPKEGGPEVLSADEYFQLQPGDLVRIDLNVAGR; encoded by the coding sequence ATGTGGAACCGCAATGCAATCGACCCTCGCGGCTTTGGCGGCCGCCCCCACAAAAAGAACAGCGCCTCGCTCACTCTCGCGATCGCGGCCGGCCTTCTTCTTTCCGGCAAGTTCGTCGCCGCCGATCAGCTACTTTCGGCGATTGATCCGGCGGTACAGGGCGCAAGGCAAGCGCCCGCGCAGGGATTGGCCGAGACGCGCTTCAGGCCCGGCGACAAACTGAAAATCGCGATCTATGAGCAAATCGAAAACGAAGAGGACAAGTGGGGAACGAAGAACAAGGCGCCGTTGAAGAACTTCGCCCTGCGCACGGAAATGTCCGGCGATTACGTCGTGCAGGCCGACGGCTCCGTCACCATCCCCATGCTCGGTCCCTTCGTCTTCGTCTCTCGCGGCGCCTCGGATCTTTCCGCGGATTGCGCCGCGGCGTTTCAAAAGTCGCTGGGCCGACCGGCCGTCGTCAACATCGCGCTCGTCGAACGCATGCCGATCTCGGTCGTCGGACCGGTGCGGCAACCCGGCGTCTACGCCTTCGCCCAGGGCATGACCGTGCTGCACGCCATCGCCCGGGCGGGAGGCTTTGAAGAGGGACCGAAAGACAGCTGGAGCCGCATCGAGGTGTCGCGCGAGAGAGGCAAGGCCGAAATCTCGAACGAGAATTTGAAGAAGGTGCTGGCCGAAGCGAGCGTCCTGCACGCGGAGCGCGACCACACGCGGCCAGCCTCCGAAAAGCTCGTTGCGATGGTCGGCGCGGAGGAAGCGCAAAAGCTCATCGCCGCGGCCGCGGAACGCCGCAGGACCAAGACACGCGCGGACGACGAACGCCGCAACGCGCTCAATGCGTCGATCGACGGCGCGCTCAAGACCATTGAACTCGCGCGGGCGCGCATCTCCCCGCTCGAGCAGACGCTCGCCTTGAAAAGGGAGCGGATGGCGTCTCTCAAAAAGCTCCTGGACCACGGCACGGTGACGCGGCCGATCTTCATTCAGGCGCAAGCCGAGGCGTCGGAGATCGAAGACAAGAAGCTGTCGACCCAGAACGTCATCGTCGAAGCCGAACAAAGACTGACTTTGCTGAGAAGCGAGCTGAAACGGCTGGAGACGGACCTCGCGGCCGATCTCGAGCAGCAAATCACGCGGCTCGATCGCGAGGCTTCCGAGGCGAGCCTGGGATTGAACGCCAGCGCCGGCGTGCTCAGCGCGCTCAAATCGACGAACGCGCTGCAAAGGCTTGAAAGGTCGACGCTCGCCTATACGGTGGTCCGGCCGAAGGAAGGAGGGCCGGAGGTCCTGTCGGCGGACGAATATTTCCAGTTGCAGCCAGGCGACCTCGTGCGGATCGATTTGAATGTCGCGGGGCGCTGA
- a CDS encoding YggT family protein, with translation MSYAVANLLLTVIDLYWWVVIVSVILSWLVAFDVLNTRSQAAQTIWRAVDTLTEPLLRPIRSVLPAVGGLDISPLILLLGLQFLRDVVARTLVYG, from the coding sequence ATGTCTTATGCGGTTGCGAATCTGCTTCTCACGGTTATCGACCTTTATTGGTGGGTGGTGATCGTGTCCGTTATCCTGTCCTGGCTCGTCGCCTTCGACGTGCTGAATACGCGTTCTCAAGCGGCGCAGACCATCTGGCGCGCGGTGGACACGCTGACCGAGCCGCTTTTGCGTCCCATCCGCTCGGTGCTGCCGGCCGTGGGCGGGCTGGACATCTCGCCGCTGATTCTGCTTCTGGGCCTGCAATTCCTGCGGGACGTGGTGGCGCGCACCCTGGTCTATGGCTGA
- a CDS encoding lipopolysaccharide biosynthesis protein gives MQQEATSAVERLLAGLAANAVWLKNSAMVSAGSVAASALGFVYWWLAARYFAPDAVGSASALISFLGLVAVIGEIGLGTFLVGEAQAHHGRRSERMAIAALVTSVAASLLCGGAILAVAHQFNQSKFLPSEPLFIALLLIGCGSTAAALVLDQICVGFLSGHLNFLRNVFFSASKLVLLGLFALRPDALSSDMAIVATWVLAALLSLSLPLAFGFARTAFSQRPDFEQLFRSRSRIFGHYVLNLVTFGPGFALPIILVAILGPAVNAAFYPLWTILSVTLVLPASLTIVLYTVVSGQRESLLPRLSMSLRLCFSTGLVVALIFWLMSERMLSAFNPSYLSIAGGDLRLLGLGFLPIMLKDHYIALSRLENKMMRASGFLAFGGIVEIAFAAIGAHAHGLFGFVSGWLLAGALQSVFLSMPLFKVFCGVAARRPVACGSET, from the coding sequence ATGCAGCAGGAAGCGACCTCCGCAGTCGAGCGCTTATTGGCGGGATTGGCCGCCAACGCAGTCTGGCTCAAAAATTCGGCGATGGTTTCCGCCGGCAGCGTCGCCGCGTCGGCTCTGGGATTTGTCTATTGGTGGCTTGCGGCCCGCTATTTCGCGCCGGACGCGGTCGGGAGCGCCTCCGCCCTCATCTCTTTCCTTGGCCTTGTCGCGGTGATCGGCGAGATCGGCCTCGGCACGTTTCTCGTGGGAGAAGCGCAAGCGCATCACGGGCGGCGGTCCGAGCGGATGGCCATAGCGGCGCTTGTTACGAGCGTTGCGGCTTCCCTTCTCTGTGGCGGGGCCATCCTCGCGGTCGCTCATCAGTTCAATCAATCCAAATTCCTGCCGTCGGAACCGCTCTTCATCGCTCTGCTGCTGATCGGCTGCGGCTCAACGGCCGCCGCTTTGGTCCTCGATCAGATTTGCGTCGGCTTTCTGAGCGGCCATCTCAACTTTCTGCGCAATGTCTTCTTCTCCGCATCGAAGCTCGTTCTGCTCGGCCTTTTCGCCCTGCGGCCGGATGCGCTCTCGTCGGACATGGCGATCGTTGCGACCTGGGTTCTGGCCGCGCTGCTTTCGCTCTCGCTTCCATTGGCGTTCGGGTTCGCGCGGACGGCCTTCTCGCAGCGCCCCGATTTCGAGCAGCTCTTCCGGTCGCGGTCGAGGATTTTCGGCCATTATGTGCTCAACCTCGTGACGTTCGGTCCCGGTTTCGCGCTTCCCATCATTCTGGTCGCGATCCTCGGTCCCGCTGTCAATGCGGCCTTCTACCCGCTGTGGACGATACTGAGCGTCACGCTCGTCCTGCCCGCGTCGCTGACGATCGTGCTTTACACGGTTGTCTCGGGCCAGCGCGAGAGCCTCCTGCCGCGCCTGTCGATGTCTCTGCGACTTTGCTTCTCAACCGGGCTGGTCGTCGCCTTGATCTTCTGGCTCATGTCCGAGCGAATGCTCTCGGCGTTCAACCCCTCTTATCTTTCCATCGCCGGCGGCGATTTACGCCTGTTGGGGCTGGGCTTCCTTCCGATCATGCTGAAGGATCACTATATCGCGCTCAGCCGCCTCGAAAACAAAATGATGAGAGCGTCCGGCTTTCTCGCTTTCGGCGGCATTGTGGAGATCGCCTTCGCCGCGATTGGCGCCCATGCGCACGGATTGTTCGGCTTCGTCTCGGGCTGGCTGCTCGCCGGCGCCTTGCAGAGCGTCTTTCTGTCAATGCCGCTCTTCAAGGTCTTTTGCGGCGTCGCCGCCCGTCGGCCCGTCGCTTGCGGGAGCGAAACATGA
- a CDS encoding glycosyltransferase family 2 protein: protein MEQYGAHISVIICVYTMQRWVDICEAVDSVRRQTLWADELIIVVDHNPELLETCRAAFADAIVVANDRTRGLSGARNTGISRSTGEIVAFLDDDAVADRDWLAILSQHFKRPEVLGVTSTILPDWKSRRPGWFPEEFLWTVGCTYKGGPSRLQEIRNVQGASALLRRSIFAKAGGFSAGLGRAGAKLPLSCEETELCIRAKAAHPDGCFLFEPATAVFHKVTAARTTWSYFVLRCYAEGLSKAFLTDLSGTSSVLKVERDYVVRALAQAVLRDVSLAFSRFDLSGFKRAGAIFVGLASTSAGFLVGKLSATDKRRAAPVRA, encoded by the coding sequence ATGGAACAGTATGGCGCTCATATCTCGGTGATCATCTGCGTCTACACGATGCAGCGCTGGGTCGACATTTGCGAGGCCGTCGACTCCGTGCGCCGGCAAACCCTGTGGGCCGACGAGTTGATTATCGTCGTCGACCATAATCCCGAACTTCTCGAGACATGCAGGGCCGCTTTCGCGGATGCGATCGTCGTCGCCAATGATCGCACGCGCGGCCTTTCCGGCGCCCGGAACACGGGAATTTCCCGTTCCACCGGCGAAATCGTCGCTTTTCTCGACGACGACGCCGTCGCCGACAGGGACTGGCTGGCGATCCTCTCTCAGCATTTCAAACGGCCGGAAGTGCTCGGCGTCACCTCCACGATTCTGCCGGACTGGAAAAGCCGGCGGCCGGGTTGGTTCCCCGAGGAGTTCTTATGGACCGTGGGCTGCACCTATAAAGGCGGGCCGAGCCGGCTGCAGGAAATAAGGAACGTGCAGGGCGCATCCGCTTTGCTGAGGCGCTCGATCTTCGCGAAGGCCGGCGGCTTTTCCGCCGGACTCGGGCGGGCGGGCGCCAAGCTTCCATTGAGCTGCGAAGAGACCGAGCTCTGCATAAGAGCCAAAGCCGCGCATCCTGACGGATGCTTTCTCTTCGAGCCGGCGACGGCGGTCTTTCACAAAGTGACGGCGGCGAGAACGACCTGGTCGTATTTCGTCCTGCGTTGTTACGCGGAGGGGCTTTCCAAGGCTTTCCTCACCGACCTCTCCGGAACGAGCAGCGTATTGAAAGTCGAACGCGACTATGTGGTTCGCGCGCTCGCGCAGGCGGTGCTGCGCGATGTCTCGCTCGCATTCTCGCGTTTCGATCTTTCGGGCTTCAAGCGGGCAGGGGCGATCTTCGTCGGCCTCGCCAGCACGAGCGCCGGATTTCTCGTCGGCAAGCTTTCCGCGACGGATAAACGTCGCGCCGCTCCCGTCAGAGCGTGA
- a CDS encoding glycosyltransferase family 2 protein — MAKAQYLDIDVINAIDDRKIIELPRVSAVIPTLNEENNLPIILPRLPPWINEVVIVDGCSTDHTVEVAQRLRPDATIVLETKRGKGAALRAGFQAVTGDITMILDADGSMDPGESIMLVGALMAGADFAKGSRFIQGGGTDDMTWFRMTGNWGLTQAVRLLFGGTYSDLCYGYLAFWTRHRDILEPTCDGFEVETFLNIKALKSGLKIVEVPSFEAPRVFGESNLKPIKDGWRVLKTILRERLPQGQSAL; from the coding sequence ATGGCTAAAGCTCAGTATCTCGATATTGACGTCATCAATGCTATTGATGACAGAAAGATAATCGAATTACCGCGCGTTTCCGCCGTAATTCCTACGTTAAACGAAGAAAACAACCTTCCTATAATATTGCCGCGCTTGCCTCCGTGGATAAATGAAGTCGTGATCGTCGACGGATGTTCGACGGATCACACCGTCGAGGTGGCGCAGCGCTTGCGGCCGGACGCGACGATCGTGCTCGAGACGAAGCGCGGCAAGGGCGCTGCGCTGCGCGCGGGCTTCCAGGCCGTTACCGGCGACATCACGATGATCCTGGACGCGGACGGCTCCATGGATCCGGGCGAGTCGATCATGCTGGTCGGCGCGCTGATGGCGGGCGCGGATTTCGCCAAGGGATCGCGCTTCATCCAGGGCGGCGGCACCGACGACATGACCTGGTTCCGCATGACCGGAAACTGGGGTCTGACCCAGGCGGTGCGCCTCCTCTTCGGCGGGACCTATAGCGACCTCTGCTACGGCTATCTCGCCTTCTGGACGCGGCACCGCGATATTCTGGAGCCGACCTGCGATGGATTTGAAGTCGAGACCTTCCTCAACATCAAGGCGCTCAAGAGCGGCCTTAAAATCGTGGAAGTGCCGAGCTTCGAGGCGCCGCGCGTTTTCGGCGAGAGCAATCTCAAGCCGATCAAGGACGGCTGGCGCGTCCTCAAGACGATCCTGCGCGAGCGGCTGCCGCAAGGCCAGAGCGCGCTGTGA
- a CDS encoding response regulator, with protein MRTTLILADDHPLMLDALERLFAAPAYAILATCRSGAAAMPLIEDMVPRVSLLDVNMPGFSGLDVLKTVARKRLHTRVILLTGSITGALFSDAMKYGCWALLLKDGSPEDLRATVDAVAASEHWSPARLRPPSRPQPPSNDFEADLEADALTAKEYEVARLASRGLPNKAIAQEMDVSEGTVKIHLNRIFRKTRLRNRTELAISLHHVR; from the coding sequence ATGCGCACGACTCTCATCCTCGCGGACGATCATCCGCTCATGCTCGACGCGTTGGAGCGCCTCTTCGCCGCGCCCGCCTACGCAATCCTCGCGACATGCCGCTCCGGCGCCGCGGCGATGCCGCTGATCGAAGATATGGTCCCGCGCGTCTCGCTTCTCGACGTCAACATGCCGGGCTTCTCCGGCCTCGACGTTCTCAAGACCGTCGCAAGAAAGCGCCTGCATACGCGCGTCATTCTGCTGACGGGTTCGATCACCGGCGCTCTTTTTTCCGATGCGATGAAATATGGCTGTTGGGCGCTGCTTCTGAAGGACGGCTCGCCGGAGGACCTTCGCGCGACGGTCGATGCGGTCGCCGCAAGCGAACATTGGTCGCCTGCCCGGCTGCGGCCGCCAAGCCGGCCGCAGCCGCCTTCGAACGATTTCGAGGCCGACCTTGAAGCGGATGCGCTGACCGCAAAGGAATATGAGGTGGCGCGCCTCGCCTCGCGCGGCCTTCCGAACAAGGCGATCGCGCAAGAGATGGATGTCTCGGAGGGCACTGTGAAGATCCATCTCAACCGCATCTTCCGAAAGACGCGTCTCAGGAATCGCACCGAACTCGCCATTTCCCTGCATCATGTGAGGTAG
- a CDS encoding sensor histidine kinase, with translation MAEAVAAERGRLAMDLHDGVLQSLAAARYRLHEAQTEQGEPRTAAIDCAVDIIAREQRALRAFIEAAAQGAQEKRESAALPPSAIIEDARRIAEAWGCAIETSCNSAHLSVSSRCVEQIGFLMREAISNAVRHAGAKALAIEVARHPGLIRIEMTERRAAPSEIVDFTPRSLTARVAALNGSMSIVSSAQEITLAFAIPTHDGG, from the coding sequence GTGGCCGAGGCGGTCGCCGCCGAACGGGGCCGGCTCGCGATGGATCTCCATGACGGGGTGCTGCAAAGTCTGGCCGCCGCCCGATACCGGCTTCACGAAGCGCAGACCGAGCAAGGCGAGCCGCGAACCGCGGCGATAGATTGCGCCGTCGACATTATCGCCCGGGAACAGCGCGCGCTGCGGGCGTTCATCGAGGCGGCGGCGCAAGGAGCGCAGGAAAAGCGCGAAAGCGCGGCGCTCCCGCCCTCCGCCATTATCGAGGACGCCCGTCGCATCGCCGAGGCTTGGGGCTGCGCGATCGAAACGAGCTGCAATTCCGCTCATCTCTCCGTATCCAGCCGCTGCGTCGAACAGATCGGCTTTCTCATGCGGGAAGCCATTTCCAATGCGGTTCGCCACGCTGGCGCAAAAGCGCTTGCGATCGAGGTCGCCCGCCATCCGGGACTTATCCGCATCGAAATGACGGAACGAAGGGCGGCGCCGAGCGAGATCGTCGACTTCACGCCGAGATCGCTGACGGCGCGGGTGGCGGCGCTCAACGGCTCCATGTCGATCGTCTCGTCCGCGCAGGAAATCACCCTCGCCTTCGCCATTCCAACCCATGACGGGGGCTGA
- a CDS encoding glycoside hydrolase 5 family protein, whose protein sequence is MIGRPLRRAALSSLAICAAALHGSACRAEPAFVKAHGYEFQLEGRPFHVAGVNNHYLTFGSQNEVTRVLDDAAAMGANVVRTFLQPVIGSKDGLVRTIWDFKSRAETSNLGVNGNYLLYWDSQNRRMAVNEEANGVAKFDFLVAEASKRGLRLIVCFLDFWDYTGGVQQIRAWYGSDDKKAFFFEDSRTKADYRKWVRYVIERTNPLTGRRYRDDPTIFGWELANEPDDPPKDLRASWIAEMSSYVKSLDPNHLVASGLSNVTDKLSDISIPTIDYSAWHGYPLFYDLSVDEFDDQIREFCAIARKAGKPALLEEFGYARSNPNYVEAYQKWLKTIQDDPDCAGWLVWRLVSRQDSGAFPVDEHDQFDVHNDGGALWRTLRAAAEKFRATP, encoded by the coding sequence ATGATCGGGCGTCCCCTTCGCCGCGCGGCGCTGTCCTCGCTGGCGATTTGCGCCGCGGCGCTGCATGGCTCCGCCTGCCGCGCCGAGCCGGCCTTCGTCAAAGCCCATGGCTATGAATTCCAGTTGGAGGGGAGGCCCTTCCACGTCGCCGGCGTCAACAATCACTATCTGACCTTCGGATCGCAGAACGAGGTGACGCGCGTCCTTGACGACGCAGCGGCGATGGGCGCGAATGTGGTGCGCACCTTTCTCCAGCCGGTGATCGGCTCGAAGGACGGGCTTGTCCGGACCATCTGGGATTTCAAGAGCCGCGCGGAAACGAGCAATCTCGGCGTCAACGGGAACTACCTGCTCTATTGGGACAGTCAAAACAGGCGAATGGCGGTAAACGAGGAGGCGAACGGCGTCGCGAAGTTCGACTTCCTTGTCGCGGAGGCGTCGAAGCGCGGTCTCCGGCTTATCGTGTGCTTCCTCGATTTCTGGGACTATACCGGCGGCGTCCAGCAGATTCGCGCCTGGTACGGCAGCGACGACAAGAAGGCCTTCTTCTTCGAGGACTCCCGGACCAAGGCGGATTATCGCAAATGGGTCCGCTACGTCATCGAGCGGACCAATCCGCTCACGGGCCGCCGTTACAGGGACGATCCGACGATCTTCGGATGGGAGCTGGCGAACGAGCCCGACGATCCTCCGAAAGACCTGCGCGCAAGCTGGATCGCGGAAATGTCGAGCTACGTGAAATCGCTCGATCCAAATCATCTGGTCGCGTCGGGCCTGTCGAATGTGACCGACAAACTTTCCGACATATCGATCCCGACGATCGATTACTCGGCGTGGCATGGCTATCCGCTTTTCTACGACCTTTCGGTCGATGAATTCGACGATCAGATCAGGGAGTTTTGCGCCATCGCCAGAAAGGCGGGCAAGCCGGCGCTGCTGGAGGAATTCGGCTATGCGCGCTCAAATCCGAACTACGTCGAAGCCTATCAAAAATGGCTGAAGACGATTCAGGACGACCCCGATTGCGCTGGATGGCTCGTCTGGCGCCTCGTCTCTCGCCAGGACAGCGGCGCCTTTCCGGTCGACGAGCACGATCAATTCGACGTCCATAATGACGGCGGCGCATTGTGGCGCACGCTCAGGGCCGCGGCGGAGAAATTTCGCGCGACGCCCTGA